A genomic segment from Oncorhynchus keta strain PuntledgeMale-10-30-2019 chromosome 9, Oket_V2, whole genome shotgun sequence encodes:
- the LOC118388008 gene encoding E3 ubiquitin-protein ligase NEURL3-like, with amino-acid sequence MEIGRRTEMYPPNICGRHCLGPLSFHKGALGTDVWLSLGGRRVERDRETFQNGLTFSSRPIRVQEKIHLRVECCDQHWHGALRLGFTIIPPSSSGPLFPPAMAIPDLTTTYGYWASIVPSSLIIPGAELRFWVTPRGTLVYEGPNGLRYKLLKGVDVTRHLWAMIDVYGQTRAVLLLGSEKKDLLKLRIRRSCPVPPPPSVSHRDSCMCVNEDHPCRTPQDYRLSADPITTTQIDHSIDRDIADDCVVCLSARASVVLPCAHRCLCLRCAQRVTAEFGNCPLCRHSIRYSDEDRGIQS; translated from the exons ATGGAGATTGGTAGGAGAACTG AGATGTATCCACCCAATATATGTGGGCGTCACTGTCTGGGGCCCCTGTCCTTCCACAAAGGGGCCTTGGGAACTGATGTGTGGCTGAGTCTGGGAGGTAGACgtgtggagagggacagagagacctTCCAGAATGGTCTGACTTTCAGCAGTCGTCCAATCAGGGTCCAGGAGAAGATACATCTGCGGGTGGAATGTTGTGACCAACACTGGCATGGAGCTCTGCGGCTGGGCTTCACCATcatacccccctcctcctctgggcCCCTCTTCCCTCCTGCTATGGCTATCCCTGACCTCACCACCACCTACGGGTACTGGGCATCCATCGTGCCCTCCAGCCTCATCATCCCAGGTGCAGAGCTCCGCTTCTGGGTGACCCCTCGAGGAACGCTGGTTTACGAGGGGCCAAATGGTTTGAGGTACAAGCTACTGAAGGGGGTGGATGTGACACGCCACCTGTGGGCCATGATAGATGTCTACGGACAGACCAGAGCTGTGCTCCTATTGG GATCAGAAAAGAAAGACTTATTGAAGTTGCGGATCCGgaggtcctgtcctgtccctcctcctccctctgtgtctcATAGGGACAGCTGCATGTGTGTGAACGAGGATCATCCCTGTCGCACCCCTCAGGACTACAGGCTCTCTGCTGACCCTATCACTACCACACAGATAGACCACTCTATAG ATCGGGACATCGCTGACGATTGCGTGGTCTGTCTATCTGCTAGAGCTTCTGTGGTCCTTCCCTGCGCCCACCGCTGCCTGTGCCTTCGCTGCGCCCAGCGGGTCACGGCCGAGTTTGGAAACTGCCCGCTGTGTCGCCATTCAATCAGATACAGCGACGAGGACAGGGGGATACAAAGTTGA